The DNA sequence TATTTTGGCAAGAATGGTAGGGCTAATGGTAGTGTTTTGATCCGGGGCAGCAGGGGTTGTTGGAGCAGGAACAATTTCTTTAACATTTTGATTCATTTTAGAATTGGTTACGCCAATCATACTGACAAAGCCACTTCGGATGTAATAAATCTCAGCACCCATTTCGGTAATAAAAGCATCCATGATATTGTTACCAATAAAAGGATTCATCAATGCATTTCCATTGTCGGATCTTCTAAAGTGAGCATCACCATAATTGTTTTCCATTTGACCGATTTTGATCGTGGCGTACTGCATAAAATCGGACAGAAAATCTTTTTCGATAAAATCTAATTTGTCAATCTGTAAATAACCACCTTTTACCCAGGTTTCGTTATGGTGCCTTGAAGCCAGATAAATATCTAAATTTACACGAACCCCGTCAAACAATTGAGCTCCAATAGTCATATTTGCGTTTGGTAAATTAAAATTATTTTCAAGATTATTTAATTTGTATTGGTCAGCAGGATAGTTATGATCATTAAAAGACTTTACCCCCTGAAACTGCAGTGCAAAAGCAGCTCCTAAATCAACACTCAATCCTTTAAACTTAACGCTGTCTTTTTTAACATCAAATTGATTGATTCCCTCTTTGTTACGCGGAATCAGATTTTGAATTTGACCGAATCTGTCCTGAGCTGTTACAGTAGCAATATGTATTAAAGTTATTACCAGAATATAAATTTTTTTCATTAGTGCTTATTTTAAAAAGAGGTTGAAGTTGATAGTAAGGTCTTTACCGGTTTTAATTGTTCCTAATAATGCTTTAGGGGGAGTCATTCCGAAATCGGCAAAAGTTATTTTTTGAACTCCTTGTAAGTTTATAATTTCATTGACAAAGCTTGTTTTTATCTGGGTTTTATATTCTTTACTAACTCCGGCTATGGTATAGATCCCGGTTAAATTCCAGGTAGATTCATTTACTTTTTCTGCAGATTTTAAAACGTATTTTATGTTTTTATGTGTTTTAGTATTTAGCGTTTCGTAAGCAGCTTTGTTTATACCGTTTTTTTCGTTTTTTATACTTTCTGCCAACAGCATAATAGTAAGACTGTTGATTTCGGTTATTTTATGATTCAAGGCTGTTATGTTTGCTGTACCCGTGCCGGTATCAGATTTCATTTCCCAGTCATGTAAAGTAGAGGTTCCGGTTACTGAAAATAGTGATTTTGTATCTACAGTGTAATTTTTCTGAGCTTTGGCATA is a window from the Flavobacterium cupriresistens genome containing:
- a CDS encoding YceI family protein, whose translation is MKTKKIKSILLTFICLGIAFYAKAQKNYTVDTKSLFSVTGTSTLHDWEMKSDTGTGTANITALNHKITEINSLTIMLLAESIKNEKNGINKAAYETLNTKTHKNIKYVLKSAEKVNESTWNLTGIYTIAGVSKEYKTQIKTSFVNEIINLQGVQKITFADFGMTPPKALLGTIKTGKDLTINFNLFLK